The following proteins come from a genomic window of Ignavibacteria bacterium:
- a CDS encoding TolC family protein: protein MLKFCTRILFIIAVTAASAANAQTESDVLENFDRIFPGRSAVFDTLKLRDLGEVIRYQVSNSYEISSLKNQVRKYDLQLSLSDEAYKPYFNLSAGVQGYRSYDRLVDVNARVPVEWDNKNPIKSDYRLPNGGRGVMWIPQPLRWEEREIELHASTDYRDFLQSYSMGLNYKTSYGLSINALNLSLKNRVLPRAYGYPWSAVLSNSFELPLFKNAGRDGSQVEADKKITRINIDIAKTNSLLAQNSISYETIKNYFKIYFLWSKLKLTNELIALTDVQLKDQQVLTSKSLISVYDRLRIEKEYRQMLSDKDAMLFDYISFSAKLNPVKAAGSQDMSLFIPALDSIQVYLETFEKFLMDSYLNDDSNKLVYNHPEIELSQKSLDQAKVNLSYSLNQHKPDLSITGNMAVFESDELGYSTIPNSLGGLFRKPDGIAWNVGLNYRFSLFSSPAEIQRELAIEDYEQQEQNLKRTKENINLQVNDFLFRLKSSHISLNSARNNLSYAESIKKEGEELYRIQRISRFDFSEYKKTGLSETIAILNIYDSQIDLLFQFFQYLGIKPAVVLDLINKAESTAKEDHALLNR, encoded by the coding sequence ATGCTGAAGTTCTGCACTAGAATACTGTTTATAATTGCCGTAACTGCCGCCTCTGCAGCTAATGCACAGACGGAAAGCGATGTACTTGAAAATTTCGACAGGATCTTTCCAGGCCGTTCAGCCGTATTTGACACACTGAAGCTGCGGGATTTGGGGGAAGTAATACGCTACCAGGTAAGTAATTCTTACGAGATCAGTTCACTTAAAAACCAGGTCCGTAAGTACGACCTGCAGCTTTCACTCTCCGATGAGGCGTATAAGCCATATTTTAATTTGTCTGCGGGAGTCCAGGGCTACCGGTCATATGACAGGCTGGTTGACGTTAATGCAAGGGTCCCTGTAGAATGGGATAACAAAAACCCTATCAAATCCGACTACAGGCTTCCTAATGGTGGCCGTGGAGTTATGTGGATTCCACAGCCTTTAAGGTGGGAGGAAAGGGAAATTGAGCTCCATGCAAGTACTGATTACAGGGATTTCCTTCAGTCATACAGCATGGGTCTTAATTACAAAACTTCATATGGTTTGTCCATTAACGCACTTAATCTCTCATTAAAGAACAGGGTGCTTCCCAGGGCATACGGATACCCGTGGAGCGCTGTTTTATCCAACAGTTTTGAGCTCCCCTTGTTTAAGAATGCCGGACGCGATGGCTCACAGGTTGAGGCAGATAAAAAGATCACAAGGATAAACATTGATATCGCAAAGACAAACTCCCTTCTTGCCCAAAACAGCATATCATATGAAACCATCAAAAATTACTTCAAGATATACTTTCTCTGGAGCAAGCTTAAACTGACCAATGAACTTATTGCACTTACAGATGTCCAGCTGAAGGATCAACAGGTACTTACTTCCAAAAGCCTCATCTCGGTCTACGACCGCCTGCGGATTGAAAAAGAGTACCGCCAGATGCTTTCAGATAAAGACGCAATGCTCTTTGACTATATATCTTTTTCAGCAAAGCTAAACCCGGTTAAAGCTGCCGGCTCGCAGGATATGAGCCTGTTTATTCCTGCCCTGGATTCAATACAAGTATACCTCGAAACCTTTGAAAAGTTTTTAATGGACAGCTACTTAAATGACGATTCCAATAAACTCGTCTACAATCACCCCGAGATCGAACTTTCTCAGAAGTCGCTTGATCAGGCAAAGGTGAATCTAAGCTATTCGCTAAACCAGCACAAGCCTGACCTTTCAATTACAGGAAACATGGCAGTTTTTGAATCTGATGAGCTCGGATATTCCACCATACCTAATTCTCTGGGCGGCCTTTTCCGGAAACCCGACGGCATTGCATGGAATGTAGGCCTGAACTACAGGTTCAGTCTCTTTTCTTCACCCGCAGAGATCCAAAGGGAGCTTGCAATTGAAGATTATGAACAGCAGGAGCAGAACCTTAAAAGGACAAAAGAAAACATAAACCTGCAGGTAAACGATTTTTTATTCAGGCTTAAATCATCTCACATCAGTCTTAATTCTGCACGCAATAATCTGTCGTATGCAGAGAGTATAAAAAAGGAAGGTGAAGAGCTCTACCGCATTCAGCGCATTTCCCGTTTTGATTTCAGCGAGTACAAAAAAACAGGGCTTTCTGAAACAATAGCCATACTTAACATTTATGACAGCCAGATAGATCTGCTCTTTCAGTTTTTTCAGTACCTGGGAATCAAGCCTGCGGTTGTGCTTGACCTGATAAATAAAGCTGAAAGTACGGCAAAGGAGGATCATGCTTTACTTAATAGGTAA
- a CDS encoding DUF4395 domain-containing protein — MRSVICPLSPERVNEYSVRITGFLVAVLLSTYLVSDNVYIIWFLMADFFIRTFTPLKYSPLSGLASAFTRILRLPVIKIPKAPKIFAARLGFVFTAVITLLYYSGLTVSSHVLALVLILFAMLEAALNICVGCQVYTYIILPFYKKELEAED; from the coding sequence ATGAGATCTGTAATATGCCCTCTGTCGCCGGAACGGGTAAATGAATATTCCGTGAGAATTACCGGCTTTTTAGTAGCTGTCCTCTTAAGTACATATCTGGTTTCGGACAACGTTTATATCATCTGGTTCTTAATGGCGGATTTTTTTATCCGTACTTTTACTCCTCTTAAATACAGCCCTTTAAGCGGACTTGCCTCTGCTTTTACAAGGATATTAAGGCTGCCTGTAATAAAAATACCTAAAGCTCCAAAAATATTTGCCGCCCGACTGGGCTTCGTATTTACAGCTGTTATCACCCTGCTTTATTATTCGGGATTGACGGTAAGCAGTCATGTGCTGGCATTGGTTTTAATCTTATTTGCAATGCTTGAAGCAGCACTGAATATCTGTGTGGGCTGCCAGGTTTATACTTACATAATTCTGCCGTTTTATAAAAAGGAACTGGAGGCTGAGGATTAA